The following nucleotide sequence is from Pangasianodon hypophthalmus isolate fPanHyp1 chromosome 8, fPanHyp1.pri, whole genome shotgun sequence.
aatcttttttttaaataacaacgctttcttttttaatgttttattagtcttagattatttAGTCCTtctaaatgagctgttactatagaaacgataatatgTGAGAACgaacgagcgcgttaatatagacctgtgatttgcagctgctgttatagaaaattaatcaacaccttctgtccaatcagatttgagaattcagtgcTATAACTATGGCTAAATTATTGGCAATCAGGTTCACTGATGGCTCAccaagttgtgtgtgtgtgtgtgtgtgtgtctgtcagatGGCGTATTGCCAGCACATAGGAGTGGAGTTCATGTTCATTAATGACCTGGAGCAGTGTCAGTGGATCCGTCAAAAGTTTGAGACTCCTGGGGTCATGCAGTTCAGCCTGGAGGAGAAACGCACACTGCTGGCCCGCATGGTCCGCTCCACCAggtatacacacgcacacacaattaTGCACagcgcacacatacactttcTCACTAGTTAACATCTACCAGTCATTATGAACGTTGTACCTTGTAACACTCCAGGTTTGAAGAGTTCCTGCAGAGGAAGTGGTCCTCAGAGAAACGTTTTGGCCTGGAGGGTTGCGAGAGCCTGATCCCCGCCCTCAAAACCATCATCGACAAATCCAGCGAGAGCGGTGTGGAGAACGTCATCATGGGAATGCCGCACAGGTGCGACCCATGATGCATTTCTGCTGGAGATGTGGCATTGACCTCCTGGTGGTTTGTTAGCTCTTTTAAGAAGAGGTTTGTCAtcatttgtgattttgtgtatatgtgtgtgtgtgtgtgtgtgtgtgcgtgtagagGGCGCCTGAATGTGCTGGCCAACGTGATCAGGAAGGAGCTGGAGCAGATCTTCTGCCAGTTCGACTCCAAGCTGGAGGCTGCAGATGAGGTGAGGATATTGTGTATTCCGTGTGTAAAACCGCCGCCTGGATGTTTACTTAAAAACACAACTAGgattttcaaatgtatttaaaaaatgagtagAATAAGATAACTAAGACACTATCCATCTacatttcaattatttattctgattggtcagaagatgttgataaatgttctttaatcgaagctctgactgtagttcaacataaatcacatgtttatatcaATGCATTCGTTTCaataagttatcgtttctatagtaacagctcattcagtgGGACTAATCTTCACGACAGAGGATGCACAACATTACATTTAGCTATAAACTGATTACAGCATGACACAtgcgtgttttatttcttacatggAACATattgagcgtgtgtgtgtgtgtgtgtgtgtgtgtgtgtgtgtgtgtgtgcgtgtgtgttacagggTTCAGGAGATGTGAAGTACCACTTGGGCATGTACCACAGGAGGATAAACCGTGTGACAGACAGGAACATCACTCTGTCTCTGGTGGCTAACCCGTCTCACCTGGAAGCCGTTAACCCGGTTGTACAGGGCAAAACCAAGGCCGAGCAGTTTTACTGCGGGGACACCGAGGGCAACCGggtcagcaacacacacacacacacacacacacacacactattcacacacttattgtgtatgtctgtgttaatttttttccttaatatgcttatgtagtattttataatatttctgaGGTAGAGAAGAGACCATGACCTGACCATGAAACAGATCTGTATTTCAATacgggtttctgtgtgtgtgtgtgtgtgtgtgtgtgtgtgtgcgcgtgcgtgcgtgcgtgtgtgcgtgtgtgcgcgcgcacttTTAGGTGATGTCCATTCTGCTCCACGGTGATGCCGCGTTCGCCGGCCAGGGCATCGTCTACGAAACCTTCCATCTGAGCGACCTGCCATCTTACACTACACACGGCACAGTGCACGTGGTCGTCAACAACCAGGTACACACTCAgccactcatacacacatgctgcGTTCAAACAGTTTCACACGTTCAGCGTGTGTGAGAGACGATTCTACACTTTCTCAGTTATCTTTTACAATCAGAAGTAGAGATGGCACAATGCCACTTTGTTCTTTTCCagttactgattttttttatttttacaattttatttaaaaaaaaaaaaaaaaaaaaagcttttttttttttttttttttaaactaaagcactgaactttcacacacacatcacttgcactgtaaaaataattaatataataaagtataactGTAACAAAATCTATCCTTAGTCTCTATAGTTATAAACTTTTCCAgttcagaaaataaatttcttttccaattccaatttttttttctccaggatcttatatctgatatgttttctccgaaatctgtttatttatttattacaatcgATATTACAGCATCGATATTATCTCTTTATACTCTTATGAGATCTCAtaagagtattttttttctgtttttattttctactgTTTTCAATATTCAAcagtattaaaatgttaaaatttttcTTAACAGATTCCTCCACTTCAgtgttaatttatatttatgcacattaaacaattatttaGACATTTGTCTTCTAATGCAACATGACTGTATTGTactgtgttttacacacacacctttacctCTCACATGTTTacgatttacacacacacacttataagcAAGTAATCCTGTGcacagaaaatgattttttttttcttctctctctctccctttttttgTCTAAGATTGGCTTCACCACTGATCCCCGCATGGCCCGCTCCTCTCCGTACCCCACCGATGTAGCACGCGTGGTGAACGCTCCGATCTTCCACGTTAATGCAGACGACCCGGAGGCCGTCATGTACGTGTGCAACGTCGCCGCCGAATGGAGAGCCACCTTCCACAAAGACGTCGTGGTTGACCTGGTGAGTGTGTTTCCACGGTTGCGTCATCCTGAAATGACCGTGTGTGTTATATCCAGTATTATGACTATCATACATTATCAAATGTaatgatatatatgtgtgtgtgtgtgtgtgtgtgtgtgtgtgtccctcccTGTGTCCCTGTCTCTTCTGTCCCTCTAGGTGTGTTATCGGCGTAACGGCCATAACGAGATGGACGAGCCCATGTTCACACAGCCGCTGATGTACAAGCAAATCAGGAAGCAGAAGCCGGTGTTGCAGAAATACGCTGAGAAACTCATCGCTGAGGGAGTCGTCTCACGCCAGGAGTATGAGGTCaggacgcacacacacgcacacgcacacgcacacacacacacacacacacacacacacacacacacacacacacacaacaacatttCACACAAGATCTGGTCCATATTATGTTTTCATTGTGGATTAAAGTGGCGGTTTTCAGGTGGAGTTGAACATAATAAGCACTgaacgtctgtgtgtgtgtgtgtgtgtgtgtgtgtgtttacaggaggAGATTGCCAAATACGACAAGATCTGTGAGGAGGCTTACGCTCGCTCTAAGGACGAGAAAATTCTCCACATCAAGCACTGGCTGGATTCCCCTTGGcctggtgtgtgtttgcatgtgcgcgtgtgtgtgtgctctcgcttgtgtttgtgtacaagtttagggtgtgtgtgcatgcacttgGCATGTTGATTTCTTTGAAATGTTGTAATAAGACGTCACCCATTAACTCTGTTGCGTTTTtgtatcgtgtgtgtgtctgtgcgcgCGCACGCAGGTTTTTTCACACTGGACGGCCAGCCCAAAAGCATGACCTGTCCTTCTACAGGATTGAGTGAGGAGGAGCTCACACATATCGGTCAGGTGGCATCATCCGTGCCTGTGGAAGACTTCACCATTCACGGGGgtgtgtaaaaacacacacgcgcacacacacacacacacacacacacacacacacacacacacacacacacatacatacacaatgCAGCGGTGTACAtttaatctctctttctctttgtgtgtgtgtgtgtctctctctctctctctctctctctctctctctctctctctctctctctctctctctctctgcgtgtgtctgtgtatttgtCAGGTCTGAGTCGGATCCTGAAGGGTCGTGGTGAGATGATCCGGAACCGGATGGTGGACTGGGCTCTGGGAGAATACATGGCCTTCGGTTCTCTGCTCAAAGAGGGGATCCACGTGCGTCTCAGCGGCCAGGACGTGGAGAGAGGAACCTTCAGGTGCCGCTGAATATTTTAGCATTGTCTAATCAGGTTTCTccgatggtgtgtgtgcatgcagcaTGAGCACCAGGCGTGACGTGTAAACCACACTTTCTCCTAGAGAAAGCAGCTTCTGTCTGATTCCAGCAATTCCCTAAGCCCTACCAGCCGAAACGGATCAAAAGCACGCTTTTTATATTATCCTGAAATCTGTCTTCTGAATTCGCTAACCATCGATTATCAGCTAACACACTTTCACAACCCTGGGtcccatgttttctttttctaatacagtctttttttctgtctctcctccacAGTCACCGTCACCACGTCCTTCACGATCAGAACGTGGATAAGAGGACGTGTATCCCCATGAACCACGTAGCCCCGGACCAGGCTCCCTACACCGTGTGCAACAGCTCGCTGTCTGAGTACGGagtgctgggtgtgtgtgctcactatactcactacaAACACACTcgtttttcatatttcatatttatctgCCCATGCCATTAACCCGCCGTCCCCGTTCCCTGTCTTTGTTCTCCCACTTCCTTTTCCTGCTCTCAGGTTTCGAGTTGGGATTCGCCATGGCCAGTCCTAACGCTCTGGTTCTGTGGGAGGCCCAGTTTGGAGACTTCCACAACACGGCCCAGTGTATAATCGACCAGTTTATCTGTCCCGGACAGGCCAAGTGGGTCCGCCAGAACGGCATAGTCCTGCTGCTGCCGCACGGCATGGAGGGCATGGTGagactacattacccacaattcaCCTGCATGAGTTATTcctaagcctttttttttttttccccagagctTAGCAATTTGACTGTAATGCAGTATTTACATCTGTGATCTGATTGTGACACTCAGGAAATACTTCAGGCGTGggctaattttttaaaattttaatttcccattctattattattattattattattattattattattattattattattattgttaagcTGGAAATCCCTACTGAGACACACATCCATTCACATATTCCATATCAGCAGCAACATGTTATgttgggatgtgctgttgtaggaaaataatcagcgatgcTGCCTGATGCAAAgcggaagttgattattttctagtaacagcacgtcccaaagcgttttattcctcttacaccacaacagtCTGACAACGGTTacgtttttttattcattaaaaaatgacacgtcatacttttcgTCCTTTAATGGTTActttgatgttgtggaacatccatgaaacaagtgagttcctgttatagcagttataaacagtcttttcctcaccagcctttcttttcttctctgttgatattaataagacaaaaaaaacacacagcttgtcattttaccaagaggATAGAAAGCGTCAGACTTTCCTGTGTCGTAAAACTTAAAGATTGAgatttacttctgactgttagaaagggctgacactggagactccttccaaaatgttaaataaacatttattctatTGTTCAACCGAGTACcttatttatagcatttaaacAGCTGTGTTAAGTGTATAAACCAACATGTGCTGGTGTTGATGCATTATTTAATTCtatctctttttccctctctctctctcttcctctccttctgtAGGGTCCTGAGCACTCATCAGCTCGCCCTGAGCGTTTCCTGCAAATGTGCAACGACGATCCTGATGTTTTCCCCGTAAGACAgatgtttctttgtttatattttgattagGTGATGTTGCCATTCACAGAATCTGCCCAGTGCTTCAGTGTTTATTCCAGCGGTTATCCATTTTCTCCTAGAGATTTACCTGGAGGCGTGTACTGATAAtctttttaaattcatatttcaGATAACCATTTTTAATTCAGACAGGAAAATCAGCAGCATTCATGTTTGACCTTGCTGCCAATACCGTATGAAGTATTGAAACAATATTATTTGATAGCAGATATACCAGCGAATTTAAGCAATGTATCCACAGAAATACCGAGACTTTCTCATGCAGGATGtttaacacatacacagagtttAAGCATGACTCATTTAAAATTCTCAGACAAAATTGTTGACATTTAGTTGCAGGGCAACATGATTTTTATACAATAGAGTGAAATTGTATCAAAGTtgttatgaaaatatttaaatatcagCACAAGTACATGTGGGGCCACCTTTCTAGTTTTGTTTAAAACACTTCATCGTGCTGGTAAAGGTCTTCAGAATACCACTGATTTCTTACAGTTTCTGTGCGTCATTAATAGGAAGGTCcgttgttttgtaaataaattattgttcTGGTCCGATTCTGATGTCCAGAAAATCACGGACGACTTTGAGGTGCGTCAGCTGTACGACTGTAACTGGATCGTGGTGAACTGCTCCACTCCTGCCAACTACTTCCACGTGCTGAGGAGGCAAATCCTGCAGCCCTTCAGGAAGCCGGTGAGTTTACACTaagactgtaacacacacacacacacacacacacacacacacacacacacagattaacctgtggctctttctctcttctacAGCTCATCGTTTTCACTCCCAAATCTCTGCTACGCCACCCAGAGGCCAAGTCCAGCTTTGACTTGATGCTGCCTGGTCAGTCATGTGATCAgatttcatgtgtttattttaactctgattttaataatagtttttttttttttttttttttttaaattttggtttAAGTTCATTTTGGATTACATCCTTTTTTTGAAGCaggtgtgtctgtctgtctttctgtctattatCATCTGTCTAATTTAGTCTCTATAGGTCTGcttttatctttctgtctgtctgttgccTGTCTATCCTCTATCTATACATGTCTATTCATCTATTTATCTTTGTCTGTCTGGCTTCCTGTCTGTCACTCGCCTGTGTGTCTATAGTCTTGAATAacgtacaagtgtgtgtgtgtgtgtgtgtgtgtgtgtgtgtgtgtgtgttttaggcacACATTTCCAGCGTGTGATCCCAGAGGAAGGTCCTGCAACCCAGAACCCAGCTGCAGTGAAGCGTCTGATCTTCTGCACAGGGAAAGTCTACTACGAGCTCACACGTGATCGCAAAACTCGTGACATGGAGAACAGCGTGGCCATTGCACGTATTGAGCAGGTAcaacacctatacacacacacacacacacacacacacacacactcgcaatGTGGGCGATATTATCATGATAAATTGTCACAAGACctttttctaatgttttttgaataataattacaaacactGATTGAAAACATCTGATTTGATGTTcaattttttgtaaaatattaaaattttgtacagTATTTCTATTTTCCCTCCTTTGTAGTGTTAAGTAGTTTATTTCTATAGagataaataaaggaaatgttAAACTTTTGAAATGCAACACTGGTGCTTTTCTGGCAGTTTTTAACAAACTTATATATCGTAATGCATATCGTGCACATCACTGAATTTTCATGGCTGCTGAAGCATTTTTAGGTGCTAGAGTGCAAGTATCAGCATATACAGTGTGCAGCATATTAACAGTAATAACACTGTGGAAGATTTGGTTGGTGGATGATGTAACCAagatgacctctgacccctccCCCATCCTGCAGCTCTCTCCGTTCCCCTTCGACCTGGTCAAGGCCGAGACGGAGAAATACCCCAACGCCGAGCTGGTGTGGTGTCAGGAGGAGCATAAGAACCAGGGCTACTACGATTATGTGAAGCCTCGCATGCGCACCACCATCGACCGTGCCAAGCCCGtctggtaaacacacacatgcgcgcacacgcacacacacacacacacacacacacacactccgctgCCTCATTGCACCAGACAAGTTTTATATAAACCACAAAACAGTggaaattacacacattactcAAACTAGGCTGCCTAAATCAGGCTTTTTTATAAAGTGTCTTTGATTTTATGATCTTTACGGATATTCCACTGCAAAGATATtccgtttctatagcaacagaaaagtgtagCTCCACGTCCATTCAGTGTACAAGCTGTCCGTTATCTGTAGCTACAAATTATTAACCAAACACACCATGTAAAGTACTTCAGTAAGGTTTAAAGTGCATGCAGTGTGTTTATCCTGTGTAGATGCAAATCACCTGATAAGCAGCCTGCCTTTTAATGAACTCGTAGGAACTAATTTCAACGCCAACGTCAAATAAAAGCAGGCCTGCCAAATTCCCTTTCATACTGCACTTGAATTTTAGTATTCGAGTGCATTTAAATAGTAAAGGAAATACCATTTTAGCAGGAACACTGCAACACACGTTTGTATTTCTTAAGTCATAGAAAGTAGAAGGAAAAATAATTTCCTGGTAGGAGGCAATATCATAATTTTATCGTCGAATTTAAtgtgttgtatttgttttctttattattattcacatactaatatttgtttattttgcgcGATTTTACATTTTAGTCGAGTTatcaatgaaaaaaattcacagaGAGGTTCACACACAGGTTTGCCctgtccttaaaaaaaaaaaagaaacttttctAATTCCCTAGAAGTAAcgttaggggtgtaatgatcaGACAATTTGGATCTATGCAGTGATTTGAAAGATAACAATGGAGACTCCTgtgtggcgcaacagaaaagcattcacttTATTTTCCTGAAATCGTGAGTTCGATGCCAGGAGAGCAACATTTGGGTGGGAGGGGCGTACTGTCAATCActgcaacactagccaatcatgagcaTCTGTGACCTTGTGTATGTGGAagggggcggatagcgcttCCCTCAGAGTGTGTTCTGCTGCCCCGTGACGCAGCGTGAacaacagtttgaaaagatgcagtttaATGGGTCTTGAAGGAAGCACTTTATGGCTTCCACTGTAAAAaccaggggggaaaaaagcaacaattattattatcgactgtaattttattataaattgattattataaaaaaaaaaaaaaaaaaaggacaaacaactAGTATATAAAAactaattcatatttttaaactgatgtatAAATAGGttagcaaggtgatttgcccGTCACTctgatacattttttaaaatagtcctttTCTGCATCATCATTCATGAATTTATGATATTCCAGATTCTAAGCATGTATCAATCAGAGGCTGCTACACCGAAATCATATCATAGCAGACTCAAATATCAAAGTGTTGCCTTAAGAATTgaaatcatatcatatatctGGAAGCATGAGGTTTACTCCCTTAGTAAATACACAGTTGGGACAAATCCCAAAATGCTTCCTGTTTAATAACATAATGGTGTTTCAGGATAATGCACATGTAATCACATTTAGGACGTACTGTAATCATGTTTAATTGAAACATGCATGCTGTGCATACTGTTTAAAATCATGTTGTAatattaactgtgtgtgtgtgtgtgtgtgtgtgtgtgtgtgtgtgtgtgtgtgtgtgtgtgtgtgtgtgtgtgtgtgtttaggtatgCTGGTCGTGAACCTGCCGCTGCTCCAGCCACCGGCAGCAAGAACTCCCACCTCCTGGAGCTCAAGCGCTTCCTGGACACTGCCTTCAACCTGGACGCCTTCAAAGATCACGTCTAATCACGCATCACACAAAATGCTTGTTATCCCACCTGCTCCAAAAAACCGTATCCAGTCAGGTCTCATTACTGCGCCAAACGCTGCTTTCTCAATCCCATGCATCATCACATGCACCCGCTTCATCTctcacactcgtacacacacacaatcacacacacaccctagcaaCAAAAGGTAGATCTCTAAATGCACTGAGCACGCTTCTTTCCGTCctccacacaacacacacacacacacgcacacatcctGACTCATAACCGTTCTGGATTTCTTGTTAgacgaattttttttttttttttttttttttttaaattccagacgTGTTCCTGTGAAAAAAGCCACAAATAACAGCATAAGCGTACATGCTAACGGCTAATGCTGGTGTGACAGTTACAGACAACCAAAGCACAgctttcagatttaaaaaaaaaaaaaagaaaaggttgaGGTGGTTCACGTCCCCTGTGG
It contains:
- the ogdha gene encoding oxoglutarate (alpha-ketoglutarate) dehydrogenase a (lipoamide) isoform X4; translated protein: MHRLRTCAARLRPITASQTAKTVTQQRPAATLRTFQPIRRYTAPVAAEPFLNGTSSNYVEEMYYAWLENPKSVHKSWDIFFRNANAGAPPGTAYQSPPPLGMSLAELTQAQSLVGAQPNVEKLVEDHLAVQSLIRAYQVMGHHNANLDPLGISCVNFDEAPVATGYQHVGFYGLEESDLDKVFRLPTTTFIGGTESALPLREIIRRLEMAYCQHIGVEFMFINDLEQCQWIRQKFETPGVMQFSLEEKRTLLARMVRSTRFEEFLQRKWSSEKRFGLEGCESLIPALKTIIDKSSESGVENVIMGMPHRGRLNVLANVIRKELEQIFCQFDSKLEAADEGSGDVKYHLGMYHRRINRVTDRNITLSLVANPSHLEAVNPVVQGKTKAEQFYCGDTEGNRVMSILLHGDAAFAGQGIVYETFHLSDLPSYTTHGTVHVVVNNQIGFTTDPRMARSSPYPTDVARVVNAPIFHVNADDPEAVMYVCNVAAEWRATFHKDVVVDLVCYRRNGHNEMDEPMFTQPLMYKQIRKQKPVLQKYAEKLIAEGVVSRQEYEEEIAKYDKICEEAYARSKDEKILHIKHWLDSPWPGFFTLDGQPKSMTCPSTGLSEEELTHIGQVASSVPVEDFTIHGGLSRILKGRGEMIRNRMVDWALGEYMAFGSLLKEGIHVRLSGQDVERGTFSHRHHVLHDQNVDKRTCIPMNHVAPDQAPYTVCNSSLSEYGVLGFELGFAMASPNALVLWEAQFGDFHNTAQCIIDQFICPGQAKWVRQNGIVLLLPHGMEGMGPEHSSARPERFLQMCNDDPDVFPKITDDFEVRQLYDCNWIVVNCSTPANYFHVLRRQILQPFRKPLIVFTPKSLLRHPEAKSSFDLMLPGTHFQRVIPEEGPATQNPAAVKRLIFCTGKVYYELTRDRKTRDMENSVAIARIEQLSPFPFDLVKAETEKYPNAELVWCQEEHKNQGYYDYVKPRMRTTIDRAKPVWYAGREPAAAPATGSKNSHLLELKRFLDTAFNLDAFKDHV
- the ogdha gene encoding oxoglutarate (alpha-ketoglutarate) dehydrogenase a (lipoamide) isoform X1, with product MHRLRTCAARLRPITASQTAKTVTQQRPAATLRTFQPIRRYTAPVAAEPFLNGTSSNYVEEMYYAWLENPKSVHKSWDIFFRNANAGAPPGTAYQSPPPLGMSLAELTQAQSLVGAQPNVEKLVEDHLAVQSLIRAYQIRGHHVAQLDPLGIMDADLDSCVPTDIITSSDKLDLTHFKDRLSVLTVGECDYHSDLSQSFKRGFYGLEESDLDKVFRLPTTTFIGGTESALPLREIIRRLEMAYCQHIGVEFMFINDLEQCQWIRQKFETPGVMQFSLEEKRTLLARMVRSTRFEEFLQRKWSSEKRFGLEGCESLIPALKTIIDKSSESGVENVIMGMPHRGRLNVLANVIRKELEQIFCQFDSKLEAADEGSGDVKYHLGMYHRRINRVTDRNITLSLVANPSHLEAVNPVVQGKTKAEQFYCGDTEGNRVMSILLHGDAAFAGQGIVYETFHLSDLPSYTTHGTVHVVVNNQIGFTTDPRMARSSPYPTDVARVVNAPIFHVNADDPEAVMYVCNVAAEWRATFHKDVVVDLVCYRRNGHNEMDEPMFTQPLMYKQIRKQKPVLQKYAEKLIAEGVVSRQEYEEEIAKYDKICEEAYARSKDEKILHIKHWLDSPWPGFFTLDGQPKSMTCPSTGLSEEELTHIGQVASSVPVEDFTIHGGLSRILKGRGEMIRNRMVDWALGEYMAFGSLLKEGIHVRLSGQDVERGTFSHRHHVLHDQNVDKRTCIPMNHVAPDQAPYTVCNSSLSEYGVLGFELGFAMASPNALVLWEAQFGDFHNTAQCIIDQFICPGQAKWVRQNGIVLLLPHGMEGMGPEHSSARPERFLQMCNDDPDVFPKITDDFEVRQLYDCNWIVVNCSTPANYFHVLRRQILQPFRKPLIVFTPKSLLRHPEAKSSFDLMLPGTHFQRVIPEEGPATQNPAAVKRLIFCTGKVYYELTRDRKTRDMENSVAIARIEQLSPFPFDLVKAETEKYPNAELVWCQEEHKNQGYYDYVKPRMRTTIDRAKPVWYAGREPAAAPATGSKNSHLLELKRFLDTAFNLDAFKDHV
- the ogdha gene encoding oxoglutarate (alpha-ketoglutarate) dehydrogenase a (lipoamide) isoform X2; translation: MHRLRTCAARLRPITASQTAKTVTQQRPAATLRTFQPIRRYTAPVAAEPFLNGTSSNYVEEMYYAWLENPKSVHKSWDIFFRNANAGAPPGTAYQSPPPLGMSLAELTQAQSLVGAQPNVEKLVEDHLAVQSLIRAYQIRGHHVAQLDPLGIMDADLDSCVPTDIITSSDKLDLTHFKDRLSVLTVGGFYGLEESDLDKVFRLPTTTFIGGTESALPLREIIRRLEMAYCQHIGVEFMFINDLEQCQWIRQKFETPGVMQFSLEEKRTLLARMVRSTRFEEFLQRKWSSEKRFGLEGCESLIPALKTIIDKSSESGVENVIMGMPHRGRLNVLANVIRKELEQIFCQFDSKLEAADEGSGDVKYHLGMYHRRINRVTDRNITLSLVANPSHLEAVNPVVQGKTKAEQFYCGDTEGNRVMSILLHGDAAFAGQGIVYETFHLSDLPSYTTHGTVHVVVNNQIGFTTDPRMARSSPYPTDVARVVNAPIFHVNADDPEAVMYVCNVAAEWRATFHKDVVVDLVCYRRNGHNEMDEPMFTQPLMYKQIRKQKPVLQKYAEKLIAEGVVSRQEYEEEIAKYDKICEEAYARSKDEKILHIKHWLDSPWPGFFTLDGQPKSMTCPSTGLSEEELTHIGQVASSVPVEDFTIHGGLSRILKGRGEMIRNRMVDWALGEYMAFGSLLKEGIHVRLSGQDVERGTFSHRHHVLHDQNVDKRTCIPMNHVAPDQAPYTVCNSSLSEYGVLGFELGFAMASPNALVLWEAQFGDFHNTAQCIIDQFICPGQAKWVRQNGIVLLLPHGMEGMGPEHSSARPERFLQMCNDDPDVFPKITDDFEVRQLYDCNWIVVNCSTPANYFHVLRRQILQPFRKPLIVFTPKSLLRHPEAKSSFDLMLPGTHFQRVIPEEGPATQNPAAVKRLIFCTGKVYYELTRDRKTRDMENSVAIARIEQLSPFPFDLVKAETEKYPNAELVWCQEEHKNQGYYDYVKPRMRTTIDRAKPVWYAGREPAAAPATGSKNSHLLELKRFLDTAFNLDAFKDHV
- the ogdha gene encoding oxoglutarate (alpha-ketoglutarate) dehydrogenase a (lipoamide) isoform X3, with amino-acid sequence MHRLRTCAARLRPITASQTAKTVTQQRPAATLRTFQPIRRYTAPVAAEPFLNGTSSNYVEEMYYAWLENPKSVHKSWDIFFRNANAGAPPGTAYQSPPPLGMSLAELTQAQSLVGAQPNVEKLVEDHLAVQSLIRAYQIRGHHVAQLDPLGIMDADLDSCVPTDIITSSDKLGFYGLEESDLDKVFRLPTTTFIGGTESALPLREIIRRLEMAYCQHIGVEFMFINDLEQCQWIRQKFETPGVMQFSLEEKRTLLARMVRSTRFEEFLQRKWSSEKRFGLEGCESLIPALKTIIDKSSESGVENVIMGMPHRGRLNVLANVIRKELEQIFCQFDSKLEAADEGSGDVKYHLGMYHRRINRVTDRNITLSLVANPSHLEAVNPVVQGKTKAEQFYCGDTEGNRVMSILLHGDAAFAGQGIVYETFHLSDLPSYTTHGTVHVVVNNQIGFTTDPRMARSSPYPTDVARVVNAPIFHVNADDPEAVMYVCNVAAEWRATFHKDVVVDLVCYRRNGHNEMDEPMFTQPLMYKQIRKQKPVLQKYAEKLIAEGVVSRQEYEEEIAKYDKICEEAYARSKDEKILHIKHWLDSPWPGFFTLDGQPKSMTCPSTGLSEEELTHIGQVASSVPVEDFTIHGGLSRILKGRGEMIRNRMVDWALGEYMAFGSLLKEGIHVRLSGQDVERGTFSHRHHVLHDQNVDKRTCIPMNHVAPDQAPYTVCNSSLSEYGVLGFELGFAMASPNALVLWEAQFGDFHNTAQCIIDQFICPGQAKWVRQNGIVLLLPHGMEGMGPEHSSARPERFLQMCNDDPDVFPKITDDFEVRQLYDCNWIVVNCSTPANYFHVLRRQILQPFRKPLIVFTPKSLLRHPEAKSSFDLMLPGTHFQRVIPEEGPATQNPAAVKRLIFCTGKVYYELTRDRKTRDMENSVAIARIEQLSPFPFDLVKAETEKYPNAELVWCQEEHKNQGYYDYVKPRMRTTIDRAKPVWYAGREPAAAPATGSKNSHLLELKRFLDTAFNLDAFKDHV